The following are from one region of the Syngnathus typhle isolate RoL2023-S1 ecotype Sweden linkage group LG22, RoL_Styp_1.0, whole genome shotgun sequence genome:
- the LOC133146763 gene encoding signal peptidase complex subunit 3-like, translating to MNSVSSRASNCFDFSTNVMMTLAFGCYITTVLIDTSVPVDIRVSKVMLRNVYSVTGFGEPCDMVYITFDLSANLQPAFNWNVLQLYIFVFAEYATPKNALNQVMLWDKTVFRGKDTLYLRDQKSKYFFSDDGNGLRAHENITLTLSWNIIPVAGSLAIVPGNGYTSLPFPKTYETPTSYL from the coding sequence ATGAACTCTGTTTCTTCGAGAGCCAGCAACTGTTTCGACTTCTCGACCAACGTCATGATGACCTTAGCCTTCGGCTGTTATATCACCACCGTGTTGATCGACACAAGCGTTCCCGTGGACATCCGTGTCTCCAAAGTCATGCTGAGAAATGTCTACAGTGTGACCGGATTCGGGGAGCCCTGTGATATGGTTTACATCACCTTTGACCTCTCGGCCAATTTGCAGCCGGCATTCAACTGGAATGTCCTACAGCTCTATATCTTTGTGTTTGCCGAGTACGCGACACCGAAAAATGCTTTGAACCAGGTGATGCTTTGGGACAAGACTGTCTTTCGAGGAAAAGACACGCTGTACCTCAGAgaccaaaaatccaaatactTCTTCAGCGATGACGGAAACGGACTGAGGGCCCACGAGAACATCACCCTGACGCTGTCATGGAACATCATTCCCGTCGCTGGAAGTCTGGCCATTGTACCCGGGAATGGATACACCAGTCTGCCCTTTCCCAAAACATATGAGACTCCCACCAGCTATTTGTGA
- the wdr20b gene encoding WD repeat-containing protein 20 translates to MAAEGGGKETNEIKTQFTTREGVYKLLTHSEYSRPNRVPFNSQGSNPVRVSFVNVNDQSGNGDRICFNVGRELYFYIYKGVRKAADLSKPVDKRIYKGTQPTCHDFNPLTATAESVSLLVGFSAGQVQLIDPIKKETSKLFNEERLIDKSRVTCVRWVPGSESLFLVAHSSGAMYLYNVENTCGTAAPHYQLLKQGDNYAVHTCKSKSGRNPLLRWTVGDGALNEFAFSPDGKFLACASQDGYLRVFGFDAAELHGTMKSYFGGLLCVCWSPDGRYIVAGGEDDLVTVWSFSDCRVIARGHGHKSWVSVVAFDHCTTSVEDGIGSDPPAEFSGSDEDFYEHIHFSAGRDRANSAHSRLSKRNSTDSRPVSVTYRFGSVGQDTQLCLWDLTEDILFPHLPLSRTRTHTNVMNASSPLGSAANTIFTSGTNGKDSASNSSTGGNTPNSLPGTLPRSNSLPQSSNPAGGGGSTPNSHTGSSSSSSSTAAVPAKGGGSIIDSALIAAGVGKFATISLHEARKERPEKEHKRMHSAGHIGSKSGDKLSQLGTLRPPGTIGDTAKTLGTTLCPRMEEVPLLEPLVCKKIAHERLTVLIFLEDCLVTACQEGFVCTWARPGKVGLLSSQTNPASSPSGTVV, encoded by the exons atggcggcggagGGAGGAGGGAAGGAGACGAACGAGATTAAAACGCAATTCACAACCCGGGAAGGCGTCTACAAACTCCTAACGCACTCCGAGTACAGCCGCCCGAACCGGGTGCCCTTCAATTCGCAGGGTTCCAACCCCGTCAGGGTCTCTTTCGTCAACGTCAACGATCAGTCGGGCAACGGCGACAGGATCTGCTTCAATGTGGGCCGGGAGCTCTACTTTTATATCTACAAAGGTGTGAGAAAG GCTGCCGATCTGAGCAAGCCTGTAGACAAGCGGATATACAAAGGCACGCAGCCCACGTGCCATGACTTCAACCCGCTCACGGCCACCGCTGAGAGCGTCTCACTGCTGGTGGGCTTCTCGGCGGGCCAAGTGCAGCTTATTGACCCAATCAAAAAGGAGACTAGCAAGCTCTTCAATGAAGAG AGGCTAATCGACAAGTCACGCGTGACCTGCGTGCGATGGGTCCCGGGTTCTGAGAGCCTCTTCTTGGTGGCCCATTCAAGTGGCGCCATGTATCTCTACAATGTGGAGAACACGTGCGGCACGGCGGCGCCCCACTACCAGCTCCTCAAGCAGGGTGACAACTACGCTGTGCACACCTGCAAGAGCAAGTCGGGGCGCAACCCGTTACTGCGGTGGACGGTGGGCGACGGGGCGCTCAATGAGTTCGCCTTCTCCCCGGACGGTAAGTTCCTGGCGTGCGCCAGCCAGGACGGGTACCTGCGGGTGTTCGGCTTCGACGCTGCCGAACTGCACGGCACCATGAAGAGCTACTTTGGCGGCTTGCTTTGCGTGTGCTGGAGCCCAGATGGGCGCTACATCGTGGCGGGCGGGGAGGACGACCTGGTGACGGTGTGGTCGTTCTCGGACTGCAGGGTGATCGCGCGGGGACACGGACACAAGTCGTGGGTGAGCGTGGTGGCCTTCGACCACTGCACCACCAGCGTGGAGGACGGCATCGGCAGCGACCCCCCCGCCGAGTTTAGCGGCAGCGATGAGGACTTTTATGAGCATATTCACTTTAGCGCTGGAAGAGATCGGGCCAACAGCGCCCACTCCCGACTTTCCAAGAGGAACTCTACTGACAGTCGGCCCGTAAGCGTGACGTACCGATTTGGGTCCGTCGGCCAGGACACCCAGCTGTGTCTGTGGGACCTCACTGAGGACATACTCTTCCCTCACCTCCCTTTGTCTCGCACCAGGACTCACACTAACGTCATGAATGCCTCAAGTCCCTTGGGCAGCGCAGCAAACACTATTTTCACTTCTGGCACCAACGGCAAAGACAGTGCTAGCAATAGCAGCACCGGCGGCAACACGCCAAACTCCCTCCCGGGGACGCTGCCTCGGTCCAACAGCTTACCGCAATCCTCCAACCCAGCCGGCGGAGGCGGCAGCACACCTAACAGTCACacgggcagcagcagcagcagtagtagCACCGCTGCAGTACCCGCCAAGGGTGGTGGCAGTATCATCGACAGCGCCCTGATCGCCGCCGGCGTGGGCAAGTTCGCCACAATATCGCTGCACGAGGCACGCAAGGAACGGCCGGAAAAGGAGCACAAGCGCATGCACAGTGCCGGCCACATTGGCAGCAAGAGCGGCGACAAGCTCAGCCAGCTTGGCACCTTGCGGCCGCCGGGGACCATAGGCGACACGGCCAAGACGCTGGGCACGACGCTGTGTCCGCGCATGGAGGAGGTGCCGCTGCTGGAGCCGCTGGTGTGCAAGAAGATCGCCCACGAGAGACTGACTGTGTTGATCTTCCTGGAGGACTGTCTGGTCACAGCCTGTCAGGAGGGCTTCGTTTGCACGTGGGCCAGGCCCGGCAAAGTG GGACTGCTCTCATCTCAAACCAACCCTGCCAGCTCCCCCAGCGGAACCGTTGTATAG